TTGCACGATGCAAAAAGAAAGGACAAAACCTAATTTTGAATTTATTGCGTTAATGGCATCTTTAATGTCGATTGTAGCCTTGTCTATTGATGCCTTACTGCCTGCCTTATCTAATATTGGAGTTGCAATTCAGAGTTCGTCTACTACAGACCATCAATTATTAATTACCATGATATTTTTAGGCTTGGGTGTGGGACAATTATTTTTTGGTCCTTTATCGGATAGCTTTGGACGCAAACCTATTATTTATATTGGTTTTTTTGTGTTTGCTATTGCGAGTTTTATATGTGTTTTTGCGACTTCACTTGAAGTCATGGTCATAGGAAGAATACTTCAAGGTATTGGTTTATCTGCTGCCCGAACTATTTCTATCGCTATTATCAGAGATACCTATGAAGGGAATTATATGGCGAAAATAATGTCATTTGTAACCGCTTTTTTTATTTTAATCCCTGTTGTAGCTCCTGCTTTTGGCAAAATCATTTTAGATCAATTAGGATGGAAGGCAATTTTTTACATGCAAATAATTTTTGCCATCGCTATCGGTATTTGGTTCTGGAAAAGGCAACCAGAAACCCTGCACCCAGAGTATAAGGTAAAGTTTTCTCGTCATGTTTTTATGAAAGGCTTTCGGGAATTAATTAAATATAAAGAAACCATGGCCTGTACGATGATATCAGGCTTAATAACCGGTGGTTTTTTAGTCTATTTAAGTTCTGCACAACATGTATTTGAAGACCAGTATCAATTAAAAGAAACCTTTCCTTATTTATTTGCAGCCTTAGCGATTTCTATAGGCTTATCAACGTTTTTAAACGGTACCTTAGTTTTGCGTTTTGGAATGCGAAAATTAGCTTTTCTAGCACTCCTTTCTTTTACATCGCTTTCTTTAGGGTATGTACTATTATTCTGGAACAGCGCCAACCCTCCCGTGGTTGTTTTAATGTTGTTTTTATCACTTACTTTTTTCTCCTTAGGCTTTATTTGGGGGAATATGCGTTCTATTGCTATGGAACCGATTGGGCATATTGCTGGTATAGGCGCTGCTATAACGGGCTTTATATCGACAGTAATTTCTATTCCTATTGCAACCTATATCGGTAGTTTTGTGACCACCACGGTTTGGCCTTTGTTTGTTGGTCTTAGT
The sequence above is drawn from the Cellulophaga sp. Hel_I_12 genome and encodes:
- a CDS encoding multidrug effflux MFS transporter, with product MQKERTKPNFEFIALMASLMSIVALSIDALLPALSNIGVAIQSSSTTDHQLLITMIFLGLGVGQLFFGPLSDSFGRKPIIYIGFFVFAIASFICVFATSLEVMVIGRILQGIGLSAARTISIAIIRDTYEGNYMAKIMSFVTAFFILIPVVAPAFGKIILDQLGWKAIFYMQIIFAIAIGIWFWKRQPETLHPEYKVKFSRHVFMKGFRELIKYKETMACTMISGLITGGFLVYLSSAQHVFEDQYQLKETFPYLFAALAISIGLSTFLNGTLVLRFGMRKLAFLALLSFTSLSLGYVLLFWNSANPPVVVLMLFLSLTFFSLGFIWGNMRSIAMEPIGHIAGIGAAITGFISTVISIPIATYIGSFVTTTVWPLFVGLSICGLLALLLFVRFRQPASEVVLN